From Daphnia magna isolate NIES linkage group LG2, ASM2063170v1.1, whole genome shotgun sequence:
TAAAAGGTAATAGCTTATTGTGTTTTCCTATTGgtatctcttaaaattctgaTGTTATTGAGTTTTTCTTGTCATGCCAGGTATTGTGATCAATCAGATATTGATTTCCTAGTTGCATGACAACTGTGGAAGTTGTCATACAACTATACAGCTGTATTCACCTGTTTGTTGACAAAGTGTTAAATTTTGTAGGCTGTAGGCCGTACTgatcaaaacaaatttaaacaaacgatcatttttttaacaatcaTAAAGGAAACAAGCAACAGTTATGGTTCGTTTGGTTGGAGCCCTTTGTCAACAAAGGGAGAGAGGACCAAGTCAAACGTATCCGAAAGGTACGGGGTTACAAGATGGAAGCTTAGCCACGGTTTATTGTCAAACAAATAGACACGGCTGTCGGAGCCCTTTGTGCGCAGGGCATTTGACGAACCGGGCACTCAAATGACGCTAAAGACTTTTCACTTGAGGTCTGGTGTGGCTGGTGTGGCACCGATGAACCTCACACAGGTAGTTTCTAGGTATAAAAggaattttcttcaaaagatGTTGAGGCTTATGTATCTATTTGCAGGAACTTTCTGGATTAAGGAAATCATTAACGCCCTAAAGGCCTTCAGTACACCTGTTATCTCCACCCAGCTTCTAATTGTTGACGACCCGGAATATGCGCGACAAGTTAAAGGAAGgatcaaaaacaattttcggagaaataaattaaacaatttttcgttattaatatttttcaattgtctTTTTAGGTGACGGGATATTTCGATGAAGTATAACTGCCTGATGATGTTTAATGTCGATTAAATTAGACATTAACCGAATCCGCTTGCTAAAACTCGAGGTGGCTGCAAATTCTATCCAGTAGAGGTAAAAAAAGTTACACTTGCAAACTctgaattaatttttgattgatttttttccccaatttCCAGCCTCTgtatacatgtaaactgaaaaTAAAGCCTGCTTTCATCGAAGTCATTAGTGAACAATACAAATTGTAAAGCTGTGCTCCATCTGCAAAATCGTCAATGTATCTGTGAGGCAGTACCTCAAAGAACAATTGCCTAGGGACTTCATACAGGTAGGCCTACCATTACAATTTCTGTAACCAAACCAGCCTTTCAATTTGCATCTTGCTTCAGGGTTTGCCAACTGCTAGCCGAGCTGTCATCAACATCGACGATACAAGGAAACCGCATAGATAGTGTGTAGGTTTTGATTTCTATATCAGCTGCAGCAATGACCATGACTAACATGTGGAAATGATAGCAAACGGCGTAAAcatttttagaagaaaacagaaagttttcaattttttttaaattcccaaTGTCAAGGTTTATCTGTTAACTGCTTCAAATTGGCTCAGAATTAGGCAGCAATTTTGGAAGTTGTTGCTTTCTCAGTAtggtaaatatatatattactaCTGTAAcagttaaaaacaaacaaaaaaattgcatgATGCATGTGATGAAAGATCACTAATGAAAGAGCTTGTCTTAACATTTAACTTTAAAGATACCACTTTCACATGCACAACACAGCCAATGTTATCCTTATTCATTCTCAGTTTGATATTTGGCtatctgttttttgttttagaatgAGCTTCAATGTTGGTGTTGCAGGTGTTACCCATGTTACGTTGACTGTTTGGATTCCTATTCATTAACATTTCAAAACCAAATTCATCTTCTTAAAATTGACTTGTAAGTAAAAAAGAGGCTGTTTTATAACTATGTATTATCTATGTAACACTTTTCTATTCAATAGGAAAGGATTTGGATCATTCTAGGAACATATCTATCAAAGATGCAAAGCTCTAATGGGATTAATTTATCCGTCAAGTACGTTTTCATTTGCAGTCTGTATGTCCTTTCCGAAGGCTCTGCCAGAAGAATATGCTAAATAATGAATTTATGAATCGCGTAAGTTACACGAGCAAGAATTTTTATGCCTAacgatgttttattttcttaatatAGATTAATGATAAACTTGGATCTGAAAAGGTTCCTTGGTTGGGGCGAGACACCGAATAAAGTTTAATGATTGGATGCACTACATGGAATTTCCATACTTTATTCACAGTACCGTTTATAACGGTATTTCATACTTaaaaaattgaagtgcatatttgggctcccttcttttctgtggccccgtttccccttgactcataataagcccgtagggggtcatgccactactgtacggtatatataaaaacaacatatatcgaggtttggagggctctggccggaaaggggacgtgggggtcctcatagttcgatgaaatgcttatggagggctatgtcgctacccacaaatccgaattaaaggttaatcgctcctgtaaaaatgttccaaatcttcagctcttcttccggcttctcttagccaaacactgggtaatctccccggtgagtcaattgaggcagtgtctccccctgccttggttgacagcaacttttgaaatggttattttgccttttaaaagttgcaaaatattcCATTATGTAGAGATatgtcaatacaaattttgttataaattaattttgaaaaacttgtcTTTCATACTTTCTTTGTGTTCACACTATACATTACTGACCTtagcaattttttcttttaaggattgGACTCTCAACATTGCTGAGATCGACACTGATGTGCAGTTCTTGTACTTTGAAATATTGTGTCTTTGAATTATCACCGATTAAATTCCAATCCTGGAGATGGTAGTTTGCTGATTTATTTAATTGCAGAATgattttgtattcaatcttTATTTATATAGATTTAACAGATGTATTAGAATGTTTTCACAGTGATGAATTTAACTCGttcgggtatcgatccccaaACTTTCAGCGTtcattgccgatgctcaaccgttgagccatgagttacatttaaatttgcactaatattagaaggaaaaaaaaaaatgcaatttttataGGCTAGTAAAACTATATGCTAACCTGAATAACTTGCATTCAAGGATCATAGCTGTTTGGTAGGACGTTGGATAATGGATCTTAAGGTATCGGGTTCAACTCCCGGCAGAAGGTTAATAAATTTAATGTGAATGTCAATTTCATTGCATTTCTATAAGATGGATTTACATGTTAATAAGAAATTATCTTGAATCACGCTGCAAATATTATTCTAAGTCCACATTTGTTGATCTCAATTAACACAAAAATATAGAATACTTATTAATGTGAATtatggctcagtggtagagcatcggcatGGATCGCCGAAATTTAAGGGTTCAAATCCTACAAGAGCCGAAAGAAGTACTACGATGATTAAAAGATTCAGTTGAGTGACTATATGTTACAATCTTATATACACAAAATATTGATCAAGCAATATGTGTGAGATATCTCGACAGAGGATGCCAATGGCTAAAGTACGTTGTTAAGTGTTCAAGTAATAAAATACGCAATCACACCGataaatcaaaataaacaatttattaagattttttattggatattatattaaacattgccaaaatatccgtcccattacttcgtaatggggaagtTTCTCGACCCGACTGGCAGACGTGGAAGATTGGAAGCCCAGGACATCGGGAACCTCCGTGGAATCGAACCACGGACCTTGGAGCTGCTAGGCGGATGCGATACCTTcctggcaaccccccctatatcccccccattgatatttgatcccctatgtacaactttgcacagttaccttaatgtGTTGAAGACTTAGATTTCTCAGTAATATGTctcatagctcaatggtagagcggtggactggaATTCTCAATACattgggttcgaatcccattcaGGTGTTGTGAAATTCAGTGTCCTTGATGGATTACACGTATTGGCATATAAATTCCAAGTATGTCATGGTGAAGAAAACTGTaagtaaaattgttttttatttaagagTAAGTTTATAAAGGTAACTTGTTCACACTTGTAATAATAGTTTAAAGTATCCCAAAGTAAATTACTAAAACGCTTATAAACTGACGGTGATAACGTCAATAAAGTCAATCAGTAAACatattttgtaatttttaccTTTGATGGTATTTGATCCACAAACATCCAGCGGTACAATCCGATGCTCACCCATTAAGCCATGATTCGCTCATAAACATGCACAATACCTTCTTGTTGCTTATAGGCAACACTTTCCCACTTGTAAATTATTGAAGTGTAGTCGATGTAAACGAAATAATTACCACAGCTAAGTATacatttacattttcttaaattattgTTAGAATGAGGAAATTCATTCATTATTGATAAATGGCGCTTTATAGTTTTGTGTTTTACCTTGTCTCAATCGTGGTGGCGTAGTGCTTGTGGGTCATCTTTTGAGTACTGTATAGATCTTTGTTGCGAAACGTATCGCCCCAAGTGTCTTAAAATAGGACTTAATATGTAAATATCACTAGGCGATATCCAACTTCAGGTATTGTTCCCAAACATGAATGCctaatcaaaacgaaaaaagtcTCCAACACTTAGAACAATGACACGACACATGCAGATTTCGCTTGCAATCTTCCAGCAGTTACTCGCACTTGAAATTTACTTGACACAAAACTATTAACCTGTTGCAATACCAGCGAGTTGTCAAACGTTCGCAGATCGACATGCAATGCTGTGTTGCCGCATCGCAGAAAGGTAAAACAGAAATCCCTGTTCAAACTTTCAAAGCAGAGTCATGGAAACCGATGGGTTCCATGACTCTGTTTCAAagtgaaaacattttcttcataCACATATTATTGGCAAACGAATTCATGCATTAAAACTAATTAAGGTTGTTTTTTATCCGCCATACGTCACAATAGAAAATTTGCAAtcgcatttttaaaatgaaataatagaGACAAAACCATGTGAATGGTTCTGTAAAACTGTTTCTAGTTCAGTAATCGAAACTAGGAATGTCAGGATAGTCGTCTCCGCTAATCTTCCTGCATGCCAAATGGCGGATACATGCCAAATTTCGATCATGGGCTCATCACGTTGTTGGAGTACATCATGTCGTAAGGGTTCCTCATCCTGGGATAGCGTGACGGAAGGACATAGGATTCATAGGATGATCCAAATTGAGAAACAAATCGACCTCTTCGAGTGCCATATTCTTCAACGAGGAAATAGCTACTTCGCCTGCAAGGCCCACGTGTGAACGATTTATAACAGCTACCTTCAGAATTTAGTGTTGACTTCCAGTAGATCTGGCGACCGTTGCATTTGCTTACTGGGCAAGGCGAAGGGCGACAGGTGCCATAGTCGTTGGTATCCGGCTCAAGCCATTGGCCATGATCACAAGGACCCTTTGTCATAAGTGAcacaattatttaaaaaaaaaaaaattaaacaagtgTTTTGATAAGACGAGCATCAAGGACATACCACTGGCCATTAAAAGATCtagacaagagaaaaaaaccttGGCGTAGATACGGTGGCACCTATCATCTACCTTGAATAAGAGCTGATTACGATCGCGGCATTATTACGACAACGTCTAAATTGCGAATCTGTTGTACAGTATATTGCAGAAAAATGTGGCGGTTTTCCCTATGCTTTGTTTGCCATACCCGACACATTTTTCTGCAACCTCCTGTACCTGAACACCGACAGTGCGAATAGGCAGTAGCGTGGCAACATACTGGTTGCGACTAGACAGTTCTCCCAGAACAAGACGTTCTTCTTCCGACGTCACGATTTCAATCCGATTGAGCAAGGCATGTTCCTTGGCTGCTATGTTGGCATAATGGACCATCGAACGAATCATCACTTGCGTCTCATCGAAATTAGCTTCCAAGAACGGCTCTTCGGCGTAAATGATTCAAATTGACAAGCCGGGACCAGGAAACGGGTAACGTTCCAGTAATTGTGCGGGCAAACCCAGCTCACGACCTAAGgctcttacttcatctttaaggaAGTCTGTTGGGAAAAAATGCGAAAAGATTAAAGATCTTACTGGATTGTCATAACGCAGGAAAAACCTTAATGCAAATACCTTTAATAGGTTCTACTACACGGCCGTGAATGCGAAATTGACGAACCATTTCCGGAATCGTTATGACGAGTCTTCATGGCAACCGTGCGCGAAGAAGCCATATGGAAAGCGGACTCAATTAGATCCGGTCTCAAAGTacctgtaatattttcatatgtaatgacattgaatattaggcaatataatacaagcaaaaaaaaaagaaagaaggttGATACCTTGTCCGAGAAGTAGATTATCCCAAGTTAGATTTAAATCGTTAGGCGTTGTATTTGCCATTTTGACAAACGTATCGTCAATAATTCGACGTTTTTATTACCGATTAACAGTGAGACataacgacaaagtttggcggCCATGTACATCGTAGAAAGTCAGACTTGCTTAACAAcctaaaacaattttaaaccTCAAATCTGCTCGctggtatgaagaagaaatgagaatCCACTCtctgtataaaaaaaataataataaaatcggTCATAGAACAAGAATTATAAACCGTAGAATTTGAGGTCTGACAGGACTAagtatcaattaatctcgtatcaaattttggccaataataagattctgaaccgtccagaaaagtatctcaaattacccAAAGGGTGAgcccgagttgctgtaaactagtgcCCTCTGGAATTGAGGGGCAATAGACTTTTCCAATTAAGAAATAATGAGTACTGGAACAATCATACTGCCATAACACATTTAAATTTGGATTATCAAAATACCTAGTTCAGCTCGCCCTTTGCCTCGGATGCTTATCAGTGTAGAACATATTTGTAACTGCTTGGTGATCAGGAATGTAGATAAACGCCCCCTTGCGTATGCTACTCAGGCTACACAGTAGACGCAATAACGCATAAATCCTTGGCGgattaaaaaacgaaactgtTGCCTGAACAGGCGCCCTAGAACTACCACCACCAATCTAGATTtctggagaaaagaaaaagaaaatggagaaataaaaataaaaaaaaaaaaaagaaacaaacaataaagaaaataaaaaaaacagttagAACCTTTAAAATTAAGTATCATAACAAGGACAAATATTTACCATAGGAGTTGTTGAGCTAGGCACCTGCTTAAGTTGTTTGATTTCACAAATTATCATTCACATCCCTGCCATTACTAAAGCAGACGTTAGATGATGTTGGAACCTACTGCTTTGTAAGCTGCTACCAATCCTACATAGACAACCAAATGGGGGTTTCGTGATCGTCATAAAATCGGAGATTGAAATGTCGGGCTGTTACCTAAAAGACATTTTGTCCGCCGatagaaattgtggaaaatgTCAGGCTCCACAGATCAGAAAAATACAACTCCGTAACATGCAAAtaaatcaatttgaaatattttcctttaaaacaTACAGAATAATAAAATCTTTCACAAATAGCACATTAAGATTTGATAGCATTACCCAATGGAACACAAGAGTTCACCAACTTAATGCACAAGGATATTGCCCGTTACGACTCCCGAGCTATGACGCAGCAAAGAATCTAcctataaaaagaagaaaaaataagttaTTGGTAGACAAAGTCCTGATTATCGCCTaatccccgaaaaaaaaaacaacaaaaaattcgtggcaataaagaaatggacgagttaaaaaaaaaagaagcacgGTTTGCACGATGCATCCtactaaaaaataataaaccattaTAACAAGGATGAAAGACAAACATTACCTATTTCCAAGCGTGCACGAAAAGATTTTTTGTAATGGCAAAAAAAGCTTACCTAAACTATCCCACAATTATTGCCCGAACATCCTCTTATGCCTGTTGATAAACTGTACCAACATACAGACTTCATGTGAATGGACAATCACCATAAGTGAGTTGTAACATTGGCCTATATGTGGTAACATTTCGCCCTTAGTTGATGCAATATGCACAATGGCTTCATTTCCTggtgttaaaaataaaaggactaTTGAAATATCATGTTGTCTAAGAAAGACGGTAAGTTCAGCTAACAATACTATTTACGATCTGACATACTCAACAAGAAGTTCCAGAGATTTTCCATTTACATGATGTGGAGATATAGCAAAGGCTAATGCTGCTCTAAAGCCTGATAAATATTTCCACCACTTTTTTCTATTGCACTATTGTAACTGAAATTATATATTGGCGGCAGACGTACCATCCACCATGTTGTCCAGTCAACGATTCAATCGTCAACGTGGCTGTGAATTCGTTCACCAAACGGACGCTAGTCGTCGTCGTTGCAGTTGTCGGTGCAATCACTTGGCCATCTTTCGACCAGCTGACGAACAACGGCAATCCACCTTTAACTACGGCGCATTGAAGAGCCAATCGCTCGCCGGCATTCAACATGGCCGAATCGCTCATTGCCATTATATGAGGCGCATCTGTATCCaatatcgtttttttttcgtgttttttgttttgttttttaacaaaaTTCCGGCGACcggaagcaacaacaaaaaaaacgtcgaGAAATTTCTAAATTTATCCTTCCTACCCACTTAACTCatctcctttttcttgtttttcataaaaataaaaggggaaaGACTTAAATTGGCTTCTGGCTGCTGGATCGATATAGTCGGTCTGTCTCATTTGCTTTCAttgcttcctttttttaaatttttttctgcttccagACCGGATAGAAAAGCGCTGTTGACTTTCTCATCATCAAAGAGTATACTCAGCGACCGAGCAAGTTTACAGGGCggagggggaaaagaaaaaggcgccGAGTCAATATTTTCGCAAAGCTGtgaacaggaaaaaatcaaacaaaaggtTATCTTTtaagtttagttttttcttgccgAGGGTCTATAATTTTTACTCTTTCTAATCAACTCGAGTGTCATCATTTCTTCTAAGAAAAtgcgatagaaaaaaaggactACTCGAATTCTGGTTGATTTTAATTTAGCCTTTGATTATTCATCCCTATTAAAGGAAAAGCCAAAGTTTCCAGataaaaagagggaaagaaaaggacTGAAACTTACCGAGGATGTTGAGTTGAAGTGACTGGCGAGCCGAGAGTCCGTTCTGGCCACGCACCTCGCAACTATAAAGACCGGCGTCGCTGCTCTTATCCAACGGATCGATCGTCAAACTGCCATTGAATTGAAGTAAATATGCAAATTGGCTGAATGCTCTACGCGACCCACTCGATTCTCCGATACACACTGTTCGCACAAACGCCACAAACGCCTTTTAATTGAACAATTACAAGAAAAACGTACGGTACCTATTGCACGAAAACTCACTTTGTAATTGCCTCCGTCTTCGACTCGGACGTGGGTTATGTTGAGATGAGCCACTACAAGATCGTCGTGACCcgtttgttgctgctggcCGAGGAAATATCGTTCGGAAACGGGCGATAACGGAAACCCGTCCAGCGTCCAAGTGAAATGAGGCAGCGGAGTGCCAGAGGCCAAACATTTCAACGAGACTGAACTTCCCGGATGTACAACTTGCCGACTGAACGTTTCTTTCAAATGAGGAGGAAATGCTCCAATGGCCAGCTGGGCCGATGCTTGGGCCCAATCTCCTTCGTCATTGGATGCCAGGCATTGGTATATTCCCTCATCTTCACGTTGGACGGACGAAATGGATAACTGGACCATATCGGTGTAGCCGTCGTCGCcggatgaagaagaaacacGACCACTATTACCCACCAAGAAGCGCTGGCCATCTTTGAGCCAACTGACAACCGgcctagaatttttttccagatTTTCAGTTAAGTTGTTATTCCATTTAACAagacatgtaaaaataattgaGCTGGGACTACCGGAGAAATGACACGTGATGGTGACGGACGTTTCTGGATCGGTGACTTAAATGTGCTGTGCATTCTATGCGGCGACGACGACGTTCAACGATTCTGACTTGTAATTTGACACGAAAAATGAGTTCGGTACGTGATTCGACTAATCCAATGGAACTGTTGACGAATCAAATGTAACGGCCCTGATCTTCGGTGACGACGGAAGCGATGAGTAAAGTGCCACCAATGAGGCGATGACGCCCAAGTCCCAGCACTCCATCACGATGCTCTTGCGTGGCAGCTGATGTCACCAGTGGCAACAACAAATTGCCATACTGAATCGTTAGACTTTTGTACCATCTGCATTGATCAATTTATGGTTACGTACAATTGTTCAGACAAAAGAACTGGAGTGAATAAATAGTTACTTGATTTTATGCGGAAGATATCCATGAAAAACACAAGGTAAAACGGAATCTCGTCCACGCCAAACTTCGAATTCGATTCACAGTTTCTACAATGACTTGTGCCATCTTTGTCCTGGTTTCTAGGATACACGTAAAGGTCATGTTTCTCAACTGGAAAATCAATAATGATCACACAATCAGATACCTTGACTGAGGATGATTCGTCCAGCAGTGAAACTGGTCATTGTTTGCCTGATGGGCTGGACGAGAACTCGACAATGATACAAATGATTCTCGTCGCCTTGATGCGCAGACAAAACTTGCAAGTCGCCATTGGCCAACATCACGTGACGTTAATCTGtttaacgaaacaaaaaattttgagtttttcatGTTGTTTCTAAATCACTTTAATTGCTAGAGGCATGGAAAGTGAACACTGAAAACCAAACTTTTTCGAGGAACTTTTCCAACTTTCACAAACTGTAGTCCATTTGAGCCGTTGCAACCTCCGTCCCATGCCGACGGTTGCCATTTCTGAATAAACGTTgactcgaaaagaaaagagattgCCAAATATGCAAAGGCAGCAGATTTGAGTTCAAACAAAAGCCAGGAGTAAAGATATTTTCTACAGAGGAAcaattaaatctttttattttaaacaaatatttacGTATACTAAATCAAACAAAGAGGTCAAAACTTAGAGGATAATTTCATTCTGAGCCTGAGAAGaagggtgtttttttttaaattgctccTTTGGTCAACGTGACCCGTATTACTTCATTTGTCGATCGACAGTTCGCGAGGTGACACACGAAAATGCAATCAGTCATTTATTTCCACTTGGCATAGTCTACCTTCATTGGAAGTAAGAAAAATGTCGTATCGATTATCTTGAATCTAAGAAGTGATTGTAACATAATCACCAACATAATCAGGAATAGAGCAACGAAAAGCAGCCATACTGCCCCGACGAACTCGAGGATTTTCCACGTTGACCTCGAATGGCGTCCAAATTACTTTTGGCACTAAAAAGTAAAGTATGacgatttttgtttggtttttgtttcgttttaaaaGGCGAATGTAATTTTTAGTTTCCCGAGACTAGTCCTGCATGGACGCGCACAGGAGTGGAGAGGATGCGAACAATGAAATTGGCTGCCAAAAGCCTGTAGGGGGCAGCGTGAACGTCTGGTCGGAACTGCTCCGGCCGGAAGGTGTGCAAAGTCAAACTGATGCCATTAGGTGATAACGTGATTAGATTATTTGTCGTTGCAGTTGACACTGCAGACGTAGAAGATGATTCGACTGTATTCCACATGCCTCTGCCTGTCGCGTTGCTGCCTAAACTTTGGTGATAACTTTGCAACCGCCGCTGTTTCAAAGTTCAGTCTTCAACTTATTGCTTCTAATTGTATTATTGTCTAAATAATGCAGCCTATTTAGAATAGACGGCAGCACAATCGGACGCACCAGTTGAGACTGTTTTACACACACATTAGGAAATTTGCCGTTAATTAGGAATGCATTTTCTTTCTGTCGCTGGCTAAATAGACTTGATGAATATGCACGAAAATTTGACGAATCACGTCAATCGAAATAGAGTTGTGACAATCGAGAATGACGAGTGCCATGGTTCTTGGCTGGCAGCTATTGCTGATGCTGGCGATAACGTGAGGTTGACTTCGTCCATGTTGTCGGACGTTCCGCGATACTGACTACACTTTTTCACCGTGTGCGGCTGATGGTTGCTGTTGCAGCAATGTTTGTGGATGAACGTGCCGCTCTCCTTGATGACGATGAGCACTGTTTGGCAATACTATACAATTCTatattcgttttgttttgtttttttcttcttctttcgataCGAAATGCACAGACAAAGCGCATCTACAGATTCAACTCTTATCTCGTGCTGCACTATTTAGTCCTCACAGCACGTGGCACGTTTGTTTCATACATCTAAACGTACAAGCCTGTTTATATTAAGGTGGCCGCCGACGCTGCTGCTCGGCATATTATCGATTAGACTCGCTTCAACGTTCATAGACGGAAGCTGTTGCTGCTCTCTCGGACACGTCCGTTTGCTCGCATATATTGAAAAACTcggccaaaataaaaataaccaaTATACAGTTGCGATATTAATCCCTGCTCGTGCTGCTGTTACTCCAGGCCAATATGTACGAAAACAAGCTGATGGACACAAAGAGCTTAAAAGATTTCGAGACGCGCTTATATTTCCTTGTTCACGTTTACTTAGCTGTCGTTGACAGGTCGTCATCTGTAGAATAGCATGTGCATCGACgagattttctttctaaaaGTACAGCGATTCAAGAAAAGAGAATTACATCGTGAATTATAAATGGCCTGTATACATTTCCGACGGAGCTCGATGCTATGCCTGATAGGATTAGATGTCATACAAAAACATGCGACACTTTtcggtttaaaaaaattggcaGTTGCATTCACAGCCTTCCATCAGCATCAGTCGAATTTCTTGTTGGACGCACTGGCGATAAAAggaagaggcaaaaaaaaacttgtatatAAATTCGACTTGACTATTTTATTACCAGGCATTCATAGAGCATTCGACAAGACCGAGATACGGGCTTTACTGTACAATCGATGCGATGCTGTTGTTATCAACTTGGAATAAATATGAAAGAATGGTATCAAGACTTACCAGTGATCAGCATGCCACAATTGA
This genomic window contains:
- the LOC123469943 gene encoding LOW QUALITY PROTEIN: DNA-directed RNA polymerase III subunit 1-like (The sequence of the model RefSeq protein was modified relative to this genomic sequence to represent the inferred CDS: deleted 1 base in 1 codon), producing the protein MVRLVGALCQQRERGPSQTYPKDTAVGALCAQGIDEPGTQMTLKTFHLRSGVAGVAPMNLTQIKLDINRIRLLKLEVAANSIQ